From Wolbachia endosymbiont (group A) of Longitarsus flavicornis, the proteins below share one genomic window:
- a CDS encoding ankyrin repeat domain-containing protein, translating into MVKFNKETKNAFDKLLKAISEENIKGKDSGGCTALHRAAQVSNPEVIKLLIEKGAGINDRNNRGETPLHLAAFLGNRKNVKALIEKGAEVNAKSNNKAVPLHLACLAGRKGTIEELMKAGGDLDTVDKFGCSPLNYAKIYQKVTNFLEKRGVNMRDVAVMYGEANKAIEEIMEKRNVNELQQQEVDLTD; encoded by the coding sequence ATGGTAAAGTTTAACAAAGAAACAAAAAATGCTTTTGATAAGTTACTGAAAGCAATATCAGAAGAAAACATAAAAGGAAAAGATTCAGGTGGTTGTACGGCATTGCACCGAGCAGCACAAGTGTCAAACCCAGAAGTAATAAAGTTATTAATAGAAAAAGGTGCAGGTATAAACGATAGAAACAATAGAGGCGAGACACCGTTGCACCTAGCAGCATTTTTAGGAAATAGAAAGAATGTGAAAGCACTGATAGAGAAAGGAGCCGAGGTAAATGCAAAGTCGAACAACAAAGCAGTACCACTACACTTAGCCTGTTTAGCAGGGAGGAAAGGAACAATAGAAGAGTTAATGAAGGCGGGAGGAGATCTTGATACAGTAGATAAATTTGGATGTAGTCCACTAAACTATGCGAAGATTTACCAGAAGGTAACGAATTTTCTAGAGAAAAGGGGAGTGAATATGAGAGATGTGGCGGTGATGTATGGAGAAGCAAACAAGGCAATAGAGGAGATAATGGAGAAACGAAACGTAAATGAATTACAACAGCAGGAGGTAGATTTAACAGATTAA
- a CDS encoding ankyrin repeat domain-containing protein: MSQIGDFMYVFIVRYVMRFSKEKREAFNKSFYELLDNSFKNINEKDEKGETILHKAARMSTRKKVSFLVKKGAEVNARDNKGFTPLHWGALAKRLENVKELTRSGAEINAIEYGSKHTALHLACMVGAESIIKVLVKAGAAINQQSKFGCTPMYWLMDNEKNKEVKKFLEKQGGVVRDRPEICDEIVESVGEMVDVWSRKFLPKLKGKVVSLEEIRKRDESLIIEDFNNVISRVVGKMNTMIKEFDER; this comes from the coding sequence ATGAGCCAAATTGGCGATTTTATGTATGTTTTTATAGTGAGGTATGTAATGAGGTTTAGCAAGGAAAAGAGAGAAGCTTTTAATAAGTCATTTTATGAATTATTAGACAACTCGTTTAAGAATATTAATGAAAAAGATGAAAAAGGGGAAACGATACTACATAAGGCAGCAAGAATGTCGACAAGAAAAAAAGTAAGTTTTCTAGTCAAGAAAGGAGCGGAAGTCAATGCGAGAGATAACAAGGGTTTTACACCGTTACACTGGGGAGCATTAGCGAAACGTCTAGAAAACGTAAAAGAGCTGACAAGGTCAGGAGCGGAAATAAACGCTATAGAGTATGGTAGTAAACATACAGCACTACATCTTGCATGTATGGTAGGAGCAGAAAGTATAATAAAAGTGTTGGTGAAAGCAGGAGCGGCAATTAATCAACAGAGTAAATTTGGTTGTACACCAATGTATTGGCTAATGGACAATGAAAAGAATAAAGAGGTGAAGAAATTCCTGGAAAAGCAAGGAGGTGTAGTAAGAGATAGACCAGAGATATGCGATGAAATAGTGGAGTCGGTTGGAGAAATGGTAGATGTATGGAGTAGAAAATTTTTACCGAAGTTAAAAGGGAAGGTGGTAAGTTTAGAAGAAATAAGAAAAAGAGATGAGTCGCTAATAATAGAAGATTTTAACAACGTAATAAGCAGGGTGGTGGGCAAGATGAACACTATGATTAAAGAATTTGATGAAAGATAG